GCAACGCGGCCTTCGCCACCCCCACCCGCCAAGCGCCGCGCTTCGCTCTCGCCGGCCTCCCTGGAGAAACCCGCCGGCTGCGCCTCGAGCTGCGCCTGATCGCCGACGTGGGCCTCGTGGGCTACCCCAACGCCGGCAAGTCCAGCCTCCTCCGGGCCCTTACCCGCGCGCGCCCCAAGGTGGCCTCCTACCCCTTCACCACCCTGACCCCCCACCTGGGCGTGGTCGAGCGGGGACTGGAGCGGTTCACCATGGCCGACATCCCCGGGATTATCGAGGGGGCCCACGAAGGCAAGGGGCTGGGCCTCGAGTTCCTGCGCCACATCTCCCGCACCCGCGTCCTTCTCTATGTCCTCGCCGCGGACGAGGACCCCGTGCAGGCCCTCCGGACCCTGCGCGAGGAGGTACGGGCCTACGATCCCGACCTCGCGAAACGCCCTTCCCTCGTCGCCCTCAACAAGATCGATCTTTTAGAGGTGGGCGAGGCTGAGCTTTGGGTGGACGAGCTCGCGCGTGAAGGCCTGCCGGTCCTCGCGATCAGCGCCACGCGCGGGGACGGGCTCGAGGCCCTGGTCGAGACGCTCTTCTCCCTGCTCCCCACCCTGCCGCCTGTCGAGCTTCCGGCCCCCAAGCCGCGCCGGGAAGAGCGTCCTCCGATCGTGGTGCGCGAGGTGGAGGAAGGGGTCTTCGAGGTGGAGGCTCCCGAGCTGGAGGCGCTTGTGGCGCGCGTGAAGGGGGAGTTGTGGGAGGCCGCGGAGTACCTGCAAAAAGAGTTCCGGCGCGCGGGGCTCGAGGCAGCGCTCAAGGCCCGCGGCGTGCGCGCGGGGGATACTGTGCGGCTCGGGGGGTTCGAGTTCGAGTACATCCCGGAGGTCTAGGTGCGCATCGGCTTGTTCGGCGGCAGTTTTGATCCCGTGCACTTGGGGCACCTGCTCGCGGCATCCGAGTCCGCGGACCGGCTGGTGCTGGATGAGGTGCACTTCGTGACCGCGGCCCGGCCGCCCCACAAGCGCCCTGTGGCGCCCCCTGAGGCGCGGCACGAGATGGTCGTGCTGGCGACGATCACCGACCCGCGCTTCCGCGCGAGCCGGATCGAGCTGGATTACCCGGGGCCGACCTTCACGGTGGATACCTTGCGGCGCGCCCGGCGCTTGTGGCCGGAGGCGGAGCTCTTCTTCATCACCGGCGCGGACGCGTACCGGGACGTCGCGTCGTGGAAGGAACACGAGGCCCTGTTTGACCTTGCTACTATAGTAGCGGTGAGCCGCCCCGGATACGATCTTGGGCGGCTGGACCCGTTCTTCCGCGAGCGGGTCGTGGTGCTGGAGATCCCCGGGTACGAGGTCTCCAGCACGGAGATACGCCGACGGATTCGCGAGGGGCGTTCAATCCGCTACCTGGTGCCGCACGCGGTGGAGGTCTACATTGAAAAGCACGGGCTTTACGCTGGAGACCTTGAAGGCTAAAGTCCAGGCCTTGACCCGACCGGAGCGCTTTGTGCACATCCTGCGCGTCGCCGAGCTCGCCCAGGCGATCGCCGAGGCGAACGGCCTGGACGCCCAGCGGGCCTACCTGGCCGCCCTGCTGCACGACGCAGCCCGCGACCTTCCGGAGGAGGAGCTCCTCCGGCTCGCGCCGCCGGAGAACGACGTGGAGCGCAGCCACCCCCTCGCCGTGCACGGACGGGCCGCGCGCCGCCTCGCCGAAGCGTGGGGCGTGACGGACGCGGAGGTCCTCGACGCGATCGAGGGGCACGTCTACGGGGTGACGCCGGACAACCGGATCGGCATGGCCGTCTACGTGGCCGACGTGAGCGAGCCCGGCCGAGGCGTCAACGCCGAGATCCGCGAGCTGGCCCTTGCTGGACGGCTCGAGGAGGCCTACCGCCAGGCGATCGTGAGCAAAGTCACCTACCTCAAGGGGAAGGGAGTGCCGGTCCATCCCCGCACCCTCCTAGCGTATGACGCGGTTCTGGCGTAACCCCTGGTTCTGGGCGGGGGTACTCCTCCTCGTGCTGGGGGGGCTGGTCTGGTCGGGCCCCGCGACCCGCACCCAAAACCGCGCCCGACTCGCTCCTAGCCCGGACGGCCTGCCGGAGCTGAGCCTGGTCGTCGCCGCGCGGGACATCGAGTACTGCGGTCCCGCCACCCCCTGCGGGCCGGGGCGGCGCACCGACACCATCCTGTACGTGCGCGTGCAGGGCAACCGCGCCTGGGTGGTCGCTGTGCCGCGCGACACCTACGTCGAGCTCGAGGGCTACCAGGGGCGCATCAACGCCGTGTTTGGCTTCCTCGGACCGGAGGGGCTAGCGCGCGCGGTGGAGCAGGCCCTCGGCATGCGCGTGGACCACTACGCGATCCTCACCCTGGAGGTCGTGGAGAAAGCCGTGGACGCCGTGGATGGCGTGGATGTGATCCTGCCCGCCCCCATGCGGTACGAGGACAAGGCCGCGGGCCTGGTCATCGACCTGCCCCAGGGGCCGTACCACCTGAACGGCGCGGACGCCGTCAAGTACATGCGCTTTCGCGGCTGGGAGGGCAGCGACCTGGGCCGGCTGGACCGCATCAAGGAGGTTCTCCTCAAGGTCGCGCGGAAGGCCGCGAGCCCCGAGTACTGGCCGCGGCTGCCCGGCCTGGTACAGCAGCTTTGGGACGGGGTCCTGACCGACCTCACCCCGAACGAGGTGCTGCCCTTCGTGCGGTACCTGCAAGGCTTTGAACTACGCACCGCGACGCTTCCCGTCCAACCCCGCGAGGATAGCCCCTACCTCTTCATCACGCCCGAAGCGCGCGCACGTTTCCTCCAAACCTTCATGAACTACGGCACCGGCCAGGTCACCGCCGTGCCCGAAGCGCGCGTCTTGATCCTGGACGGTACCGGTGCCGGTCTCGGCGAGCGGTACGCCCAGGGCCTCGCCCGCTTGGGCCTCGGCCCCTTCGAGGTGCGTCCCGTACTGCCCCAGGCCGTGAGCCAAGTCCTCGTGGACCAGGCCCTCGAGGCTGGCGCGTTCTACGCCGAAGCCGTGCACCTACCCCTCGTCACCCGCTACCGGATCCACTACCCCGCGGACGTGCTCATCGTTCTCGGGCAGGATCTGCTACCATAAAGGCAGATGGTGAAACCCGTTGAGGCCGTTCAGATCATCCGTTGGGTCCACCAGGCCCTAAGCGACAAAAAAGCCGAAAACATCGTGGCGCTGGATCTTCGCGAGGTTTCCGACAGCCTCGATTTTTTCGTGATCGCCACCGGGACCTCGACCCCCCACCTCGAGGCCCTCGAGCGCGCGGTACGCGAGCGCCTCGAGGAGGAAGGCGTGCGCCCGGAGGCGGTCGAGGGGCCCTCGAGCCGCTGGGTCCTTCTCAACTACGGAGCGGTCGTGGTGCACCTCATGAGCCCCGAAGCCCGGGACTACTACGACCTCGAGGGCCTCTGGGCGGACGCGAAGAAGCTCGAACTCACCCCATGAAAGGCGCGTGGGCCGAGGACCGGGCCCGCGCCTACCTCGAGGCCAAAGGGTACCGGTGCGTCGCGCGTAACCGGCGCACCCCCTATGGTGAGGTAGACCTTTGGATGGAAGCCGAGGGGGTGATGGTCTTCGTCGAGGTCAAGCAACGCCGAAACGCACGCTTCGGCACGCCCCTCGAGGCCCTCACCCCAAGGAAGCTCGAGCGCCTGCGGCAAAGCGCTTTGTACCTCCTCGGTCGGGACGACGTGCCCGTGCGGTTCGAGGCCGTCCTGGTGTACGGCACGCCCGAGGCGCACCGCATCGAGCACCTGCACCTGAACCTGTAACCCGTAGACTGGCGGTATGGGGCCGTTCGAAGCGCTGGCTGTTCTCCTCACGCTCACGGCGGCCTTCGCTTACCTGAACGAACGCTGGGTGCGCCTCCCCACTCCGGTCGGGGTGATGCTCGGCGCGATGCTGACCTCGCTCGGCCTCGTCCTCCTCGGCGGGCCGACCGTACGGGCGTGGGCCGCTCCCCTCCTTGCGCGTCTTGAGTTCAGCGACCTCCTCCTCCAGGGCCTCCTCAGCTTCCTCCTCTTCGCCGGAGCGCTCCACGTCAACCTCGAGGACCTCCTCCGCCGGAAATGGGCCATCCTCACCCTCGCCACCCTGAGCGTCCTAACCTCCACCTTCCTGGTGGGCACCCTCATCCACGCTGCGCTGGGCTGGGTGGGCCTCGAGCTGCCCTACGGGTACGCCCTGTTGTTCGGCGCGTTGATCTCGCCCACCGACCCGATCGCGGTCCTGGGCATCCTCCGGAAGGCCGGGGTGCCCAAGCCCCTGGAGGCCCTCATCACCGGGGAGTCCTTGTTTAACGACGGGGTGGGGATCGTGGTCTTCCGCGTGCTGTTAGGCCTCGCACTCGCGAACGGCGCCAGCGAAACGAGCCTCGCCGAGGCCGGCCTCCTCTTCCTCGAGGAAGCCGGGGGCGGCGCGCTCTTAGGGCTCGGCATCGGCCTCGCGGCGTACGCGGCCTTGCGGAGCGTGGACCGCTCCACCGTGGAGGTCCTCATCACCCTCGCGCTCGTCACGGGCGGGTACGCCTTGGCGCAGTACCTCCACACCTCCGGCCCCATCGCGATGGTGGTGGCGGGCCTACTGATCGGGAACCACGGACGGCTTTTCGCCATGAGCGCACGCACCCGCGAGCATCTGGACACCTTCTGGGAGGTGACCGACGAGATCCTGAACGCCCTGCTCTTCGTCCTGATCGGCCTCGAGGTCCTCATCCTCCCGTACGACCCCGCCTACCTCGCCGCGACCCTGATCGCGATCCCGCTTGTGCTCCTCGCGCGGCTCCTCAGCGTGGGGATCCCCTTGGGCCTGCTGCGCCTCGTGCGCCCCCTGGCCCCCTACACCGTACGCCTCATGACCTGGGGCGGGTTGCGCGGCGGCATCTCGGTCGCGCTGGCCCTCCTGGTTCCCCCGGGACCCGAGCGCGACCTCATCCTCGGCATGACCTACGGGGTGGTGGTGTTCTCCATCCTCGTCCAGGGGCTCACCATCGGGCGGGTGGCGCGTTACGCCGCCCGCACCCCGTAG
This region of Marinithermus hydrothermalis DSM 14884 genomic DNA includes:
- a CDS encoding cation:proton antiporter, which encodes MGPFEALAVLLTLTAAFAYLNERWVRLPTPVGVMLGAMLTSLGLVLLGGPTVRAWAAPLLARLEFSDLLLQGLLSFLLFAGALHVNLEDLLRRKWAILTLATLSVLTSTFLVGTLIHAALGWVGLELPYGYALLFGALISPTDPIAVLGILRKAGVPKPLEALITGESLFNDGVGIVVFRVLLGLALANGASETSLAEAGLLFLEEAGGGALLGLGIGLAAYAALRSVDRSTVEVLITLALVTGGYALAQYLHTSGPIAMVVAGLLIGNHGRLFAMSARTREHLDTFWEVTDEILNALLFVLIGLEVLILPYDPAYLAATLIAIPLVLLARLLSVGIPLGLLRLVRPLAPYTVRLMTWGGLRGGISVALALLVPPGPERDLILGMTYGVVVFSILVQGLTIGRVARYAARTP
- a CDS encoding LCP family protein, with amino-acid sequence MTRFWRNPWFWAGVLLLVLGGLVWSGPATRTQNRARLAPSPDGLPELSLVVAARDIEYCGPATPCGPGRRTDTILYVRVQGNRAWVVAVPRDTYVELEGYQGRINAVFGFLGPEGLARAVEQALGMRVDHYAILTLEVVEKAVDAVDGVDVILPAPMRYEDKAAGLVIDLPQGPYHLNGADAVKYMRFRGWEGSDLGRLDRIKEVLLKVARKAASPEYWPRLPGLVQQLWDGVLTDLTPNEVLPFVRYLQGFELRTATLPVQPREDSPYLFITPEARARFLQTFMNYGTGQVTAVPEARVLILDGTGAGLGERYAQGLARLGLGPFEVRPVLPQAVSQVLVDQALEAGAFYAEAVHLPLVTRYRIHYPADVLIVLGQDLLP
- the nadD gene encoding nicotinate-nucleotide adenylyltransferase — its product is MRIGLFGGSFDPVHLGHLLAASESADRLVLDEVHFVTAARPPHKRPVAPPEARHEMVVLATITDPRFRASRIELDYPGPTFTVDTLRRARRLWPEAELFFITGADAYRDVASWKEHEALFDLATIVAVSRPGYDLGRLDPFFRERVVVLEIPGYEVSSTEIRRRIREGRSIRYLVPHAVEVYIEKHGLYAGDLEG
- the yqeK gene encoding bis(5'-nucleosyl)-tetraphosphatase (symmetrical) YqeK, which gives rise to MKSTGFTLETLKAKVQALTRPERFVHILRVAELAQAIAEANGLDAQRAYLAALLHDAARDLPEEELLRLAPPENDVERSHPLAVHGRAARRLAEAWGVTDAEVLDAIEGHVYGVTPDNRIGMAVYVADVSEPGRGVNAEIRELALAGRLEEAYRQAIVSKVTYLKGKGVPVHPRTLLAYDAVLA
- the rsfS gene encoding ribosome silencing factor, which translates into the protein MVKPVEAVQIIRWVHQALSDKKAENIVALDLREVSDSLDFFVIATGTSTPHLEALERAVRERLEEEGVRPEAVEGPSSRWVLLNYGAVVVHLMSPEARDYYDLEGLWADAKKLELTP
- the obgE gene encoding GTPase ObgE, with protein sequence MFRDTIEITVAAGRGGDGVVSFFREKFIPKGGPDGGNGGRGGSVYLRAGHDVDSLSKLSRHHYRAEDGEHGKGKGMDGRSGKDLIIEVPLGTRVYDAETGALLADLVEEGQTVRVARGGEGGLGNAAFATPTRQAPRFALAGLPGETRRLRLELRLIADVGLVGYPNAGKSSLLRALTRARPKVASYPFTTLTPHLGVVERGLERFTMADIPGIIEGAHEGKGLGLEFLRHISRTRVLLYVLAADEDPVQALRTLREEVRAYDPDLAKRPSLVALNKIDLLEVGEAELWVDELAREGLPVLAISATRGDGLEALVETLFSLLPTLPPVELPAPKPRREERPPIVVREVEEGVFEVEAPELEALVARVKGELWEAAEYLQKEFRRAGLEAALKARGVRAGDTVRLGGFEFEYIPEV
- a CDS encoding YraN family protein, translated to MKGAWAEDRARAYLEAKGYRCVARNRRTPYGEVDLWMEAEGVMVFVEVKQRRNARFGTPLEALTPRKLERLRQSALYLLGRDDVPVRFEAVLVYGTPEAHRIEHLHLNL